CCCACCCTGGCCATCCGCCCCACCGCCCGTCCCCACCACCGAAAAGCAAGGGGACGCCGTCACATGGGCCGACCCACCGCTTGACGGCGCCCGTCACTTTCGGCGTAAAGGACGGCAGCCGCGACAGACGGCGAAGGCCCCACGATGCCCGCTGCTCCCCGGACGTCACACCCTCCTTCATTAAATCGGATTCATTGTCCTGCCACTTCCGCCCGCCCTCACCCCGCGCAGTTATTATTATTCCAAGGGAAATATAATAAAAGCGAGCTGAAAGGGGGCAAGCGACGACGATGCTACGTTTAAGGGTCGGAGGAACGGTGGCGCCGCCCCACCGAAAAGAACGGCACGGCCTGACGCGGAAAATGCCGATGGCGCGAAAGAGGCGAATAAAAATAGAGAGAGAATAATAAAGCGTaaagttgatatatatatatatatatatatatatatatatatatatatatatatatatatatatatatatatatatgtgtgtgtgtgtggaaatGGAAATCGATTAATGGATGCATTTAATACAAATAAAAATTCCAACATCATTGAAGCGCTACTCGTGTGATTTAACCCGCGAAGCAACCGATGGACCCGCCAAATTCTTCCTTCGCCATGAAGTTTGGAATCTCCCGCCATCGAGCCTTTCCCTCACGGCCTTCACttcagccttcatctatgctgagGGAGAAAGTATGAGCGACAAAAGAAGATAAATCCGAACATTCTCTCTTGGATAATAGGCCACGAGAGTCGATAGATCATAATTGCACTTAGGCTATTATCCAACGATGATATGGATAATTTTAACACTAACAGCTTCGTCATCACGTAGATCAAGAAaactgatgaggataataattacgataagactcacgTGACATCAGCTGCATCAGGTGACGCATCTCGCCTCTGTCAACTTGATGAGTCACCTGGTCAACGCGAACCGGAACGCctgccgaggcacattaacaccctgtTCAGGCTCGATTTCTCACGCCACACCAACGGTAATGTCAGACACTACCAGAAGTACGATTCTACtccctgcgggcaggcacatcatGCAACGATAATTCTTACTATAAAAACCCTTATGCTttgaggagaaagagaggaggacggaGCTAAAGAAACCCTATTCACCCTAcactaatttgatcgtcggaggggtcgagccgagctccccgacccgacctttgtgcaggtgtgaaGGCCGAGGTCTCCCGCTAAACGCCCAGGCGAGGAGCCCCTTCCCGGAGGAAACGGCGACCCCGTCCTGATCGGACCACCGTAATCGACCACCTCAACAGTCTCGAGAAACGTCCCAAGAAGATTCCcgatcatccggacccgaaccaagccgcgtcggcctcgaggccacgacttaaagttgtttacactaacagaaaCAATATATAAACACCAGCATGGGAGACATTACTCCTTGCAATCGTCGGCAAGAGGTCATATCTCCTGTTTTGACTTTCTAAAATGGGTCCACGAGACTCACTCTTCACCGATCTTACAGTTGGGAGAAAGAACTGACTCTACATTAATGGTCGGTGGCATGATCCGATTTCACCAGTCTTTTCTTTTAGATGGACGAGGAAAAAATCATGCTCTGCCTGACTCAAAGAAGCAAGGAAGACAAACCGAAGGCTTCACCACAACAGTCCTTATGTGTTGTTTCTAGGGGCATATATCGACAAGTCGCTTGTATTTAATATCTTTACTATATAGGGTAAGAAGAGCCTTGATGGAGACTGGTCTACCTCATCTAGTGCCCAGATATAAATGTCAAGCCTTAGGCCAAGTCGAGACAAGtagaaaaaaaaactctttaCTCCCTCATTTACACCGTTGATATTATTGTTTTTCTCCCTTTCTGTTTTTATGATTTAAACATCAGAATGGTCAAACCGAGACACCCTCGACATAGACCTACTATACAATATCATCGAGATAGCCAATAGGCACAACCAAGAGGCTTATTTCTCCAGCACTCTCCAGCACTCTCGTGTCTTCTTTTAAAGCAAAGATCTTATCTGCTAAAGTTGGTACGAGACTTATTTCTCCAGCACTCTCCACATGCAGCTCGAGACACAGTTGACATGAAGTCTACTTAACGGCTCAGCGGAGCGCAGACGGAGGAGCAAAGCATCGAACGAAGACGCAAGAGTTGGGTTCCCAAAACCGGCAGCAGCACAGCAAACATACGATGAACGACAGCTTTGACGTACCCCCGcatcttcctcctccttttcttcctcggCGTTTCTACTACTTTTGGTCACCATCTTGTCAGAACTCTGCAGCAAATGGCGGAAGGAAAGGACGGGCAGAAAGCTGGCGTCCTCTCGCCCGCTGTCGCTGCTTTCTTCTCGGTTTTCGTGGCCTACCACTCTTTCTCTGCCCTCTCAGAAACCAATAATGCACATCGCCACAACATTTTGTCTGAGTTTTCTTTCTCTTCGATGACTCTGATACTACTGAGCCATGCATGAGCGGCAGATGACAGCTTTGACCCCACGTCCGGTCGTAAATGTCAGCAGATCTTACAACGTTGacctaaactcttatgatcatctTCTAGCACAGAAGCTGGTGATCGAGGTGGTGGATTTGATGTGCTTCGGAGTCGTGGGTTGGAGTGCCTCTTTTGCTTTAATCTCAAGGTGGGACCGAATCTTCAGATTATGGTTCGGGAGAAATGTGTCAATGTCAACTCATCATACAAGATGAGTTTTTCCTCTCAAAGGAAATCAATACATTATTACTCTATTTCCGATTCCTTCCTTTATGAATGTGTATATATTTTGATGACTTAACTGTGTGTCCAACTTTCTaggaaatttaaattataaataagtaCCATGACCGCACCACCATAATATCACTATTTCGAtggagaaaataaaataataacagCTTCtctatcctatatatatatatatatatatatatatatatatatatatatatatatatatatatatatatatactaagttttatttttttaacttttttttaaaaattttataaaagatGTGATTAATCGTGATGTTCACTGCCATCCGAGTCTTTTATCTTTCGTTAGCTATTATTGGTATACTCTCACCCATCACGTTACCACTCATTTGTTTTTTATCATCGTACCCCTCGTTCTTCTTTGATAACAAATATCAATATCTtatctttctctcttgatttcatcATGAAACGTAaccatatatataattataagatttttatttaatattaaacaTGGATAAACATATCACATCACCATTAGCAATAATTGGCTTGTACGACAAAGTGAAAGCGATGAATATCATATAATTTTtcctaagaaaaataataattttttttataaaaaataaaagttatATAAAAAATAGTTTGTAATTAGTAAGAAATAATTATGTCTCTtaattactaataataataatattattattttccacAACTCCTCCTTCCCCTCAAATCCATCaacttctcctcctcttttcccTTTATCTTCTGCTCTCTCCTACCTCCATATCCTTCCTTACTGTATCCCCTCGACTCTCTCTACTTCCGCCCACTCCCTTCCCTCCTACCATCGGAAGTTACTCCGACGATGCTCGTTAttcgaaaaagaagaaaaaaaatatttacgtttattcacataaaaaaagtccataaaatattaaaaaaattagaataaaaataataaaagaacaaaaagagaaTTGTCaatagaattattatttttacataaAAAGCGCTGGATGTGCGGTTGGTAGTTGTTTTGGATAATTAATGTGCACAAGCCACTACACGCTAATCCATCATCATCAGCTTAATCCAAAATATTGAGATTCTAATGCCGCTTCTCCCTTGCCGGGAGGTGTTTTTGTGTTACCCGTCTCAAGATTCCTCGATTGCTTGGAGATTCTTCCCGGTCACAAAGTCCAAGACGTTGACACCCGAACAAGAACGATCCCTCACCAGCCCCCAATGGTTGACCGGCCTTTGCACGACAGTGATCGATTACCTGCACTCCGCCTAAAAAACGATCCGAATCTGAAGAACGAACAGTCAGATCTCAGCCCACACGCTGATTAAAAGATGTTCTTATCAGCTCCAACAACAAGTGACGTACAAGGCACAACTTCTCAGATGCCCCACCAATCCATTCGACCCGACTCCTGAACTCCATTTGCGATCGGCATCATACCGAAAGCGATTACAACGTGGGACAGTGAAGTGGCAAGTTGTGTggtggaagaatggaagaagaccTGCACCTATAAAGTTGCTGGAGATTTCCAATCATAAGATCAATTGTTACATTGACATTTCAGAACTGCATCCAACATATCCCTCGCACACTATATGTCGCAGTAAATGAGTTCGATTGTACCTATAAATTACAGTGTAAGCATACTATATGTCGCATATGTTACATGTCTAGATTCTCGTTCGACTCAGAAACAAAACAGTCTGATTCACCAGCCTACCAAGATGATCCCCAGGTTGAACGACTATAAATATATCCATGTAAAATTATCCTTCTTTCATGATCTACATTCATTTTTCACACATTTACAAGTTTGCTTTGTGTGTTTTGAAGTTAATATGCAGACAGTACATGTAACCCGGCCAGCAGCGATTGGATGCAACTTGAACAGCCCTGCAAAGCATGACTGTAAAGACGACAGCTGCGCCTGCTATTAGAGTTTGGGCGAAAGGTTTTCACATTCTCGGCCATTCAAAGATACCTGCACAGGGAGAAAAACCAAGGTATGGAAAGAGGAAACAAGGAGTGCAAATCTGTTCCCTTGGTTTAGGATCTACAGAACAAAATCTCAGTTTCACAAACAACTCCAATAGCTCGACAAGCATGCAATTTCCAGTGCGGGTTCCTAGTAGCAGTATGTTAAGAAATAGTTCATATTGAAAGCATTGATCGACCACGAGGAAAAGAAAATACAGACCCCAATACTAAGATCCAAAGTTTGTCATTACCGATTTAACCAATTGCTCGATTGGTAACTCTGTTATGTATGTAACAGCAAACACCAAACCCATGACGCAGAGTACAAGTCATTGTATGCCAAAATCATGCAATTTATCTGTTTGTTTAGCAGAAAAAGGTGTCCTTCTGATTTTTGGGACCAATTTTATTTCAAGAATCTTCTCGTAGACCATGCAAAATCGACAACTTTAGCTAACAACTTTGACACAAAGAACACTAACCCATATTCCAAAACAAGTGACGCGTCTCGAGACTCAAAAAGTGATCATAAGAAATAACTGAGGAAGAAGCATGCTTTGCGAATATATCACAAGGCATCTCAAGGACAACATGGTACAAGCAAAATTGATTCTCATGTGATAGCAATAGAAAGAATATTTTACCAATAGAATATCTTCGTCGGTGCCATATGATTTCCGCGCTTCATCCAGGCACTTCATGGAAACTTTCTCATATTTCCTAAAGAATTTTCACAGAGAAATGAATAAAAGAAGTGCTTATTGGACAATATGATCATACCAAagagaaattaaaatattaaacaagGAAATAATGCCATGTAGAGAACAATACTTCAAATGCATAAAACTCAGCTACATAGTGTAGACTGAACAATTATGCAGTCTTGGAAATCTGAGACTAGGATGGTCAGCAAAATACTTTTTCACAATGTTTTACTCATACAGAATTCTCCGATTGGGATGAGATGATTTATCAAGGTAAAATTGGTAAAAGAGGGCCTACAAGGCATTCTTTTGTCCACACAACTAAATCACAACCTCTGTGCTGCAGTTACAAACagctacaggaaaatcctatatgATGTGATGAACAAAATAGTGAACAATTAACAATGACTATTTCAAATGACGTGATGAACAAAAGAGATACACAAATCAAAAGATGATCACTGATTTGACGACAATGTGAAAATGATTAATTCTGACCatgatctatatgatggataCCTAATTGGGAGCTCACGTGCACGATGGTGAATTGATCAATATATTAGTACCGGTTGCCACATTAAATAAAACCCAAAACAGAACCCCAGAGAGAAAATGGAAAACGACTAAATTCAATCTAGTCAAACATGACCTGAGATGCTTGTCAAAGTTGTAActttaatatgaaatggttaggtATCATATGGTCCTATGATAGGAATGCCACAGAAACTGACTTCCATCTTGTATTATCACCGAAAAAAAAGGACAAAAGTTTTATAGCAAATGTGTTGCTCAATATGAACAGGAGTGTTTCGAGCTTTTGAAGGTTCAAACAAGATTGTAAAATTCAAGATTCTTGGTGATGCTATTTAATAAATGATAGATCAATATGTTGAGTAACTTATTAAAGGAAGGATGATTCTTTTGACAGAGATAACCTCAGATGACCTCTCATGCATAAAAGAAAGACATGATATGTAGACGCCAAATTATATAAGTACAGGTGCACCACAACCAAAAGGTCGCTTCAAAGTTGCTTCACCCATTATGTTCAGAACATTTTTATTAATGGCAAACTACAGTTTTATAGCAAGCTTAACCAAATCATTTCTAAAACATCCATTGCCTTCAGGAACACATTTAGAATGGCATTGCATAGTGCACATGTCAATTCATTAAGACTGAATTTGGCCAAATAGTGATGCATATAGTTGCTAGAGATTTGATTTACTTTCATGGAAAACACACTTTCCAAAAACCAGTTTCATAATCAAATAATACCATCAGAGACCCAAAAAGAAACCCCATTCGCAATTCTGGAAGAAGATGATAATAAAATGCTGGTCCTATCCTTATTTCAGTGTAAAAAAAATGCACCTAGAACTGGCAGGATCTCTTATTTCAAATTCACCGTTATCTCCATCGTAGCCACATATTACAACATAATGCCCTGCTCAAAGAATTTATTTCACTTAACCAATATAAATGTAATGACAATATAGCAAAAAGAATAACTTTGAaagacaaagagaaaaagatggtACAACTTACAACAACAGAATTCAAGCAATTTAATTTGGTCAAATGTTAAACAAACTGTTAACAAAGAACAAGAATAAACAAGTGACAGATGGCTATGACAAATATTTTGTCATCGCCAGATGACATACAAGGAGCTGACAGTTCAGGGAGGCTTGTGTCAGAGGATGACTTCAGTAAAAGTCATCAACTGATGTTTCAGATAAACTGATTTAATTTGCAATACAGACATAGACTTTTCAGCCTCTGCCATGGATTGCTCTTCTTCCATTTAATGACATTTCCAACTACTATTATCAAAGAAAGCTGGCTATATCATTGTCAATTTAAATATATTGATTTCTTTGATTCACTGAAAGAATATCATTAGTACACTATTTTATTCACATTTAAAATGAATGCCTGACACACCATCGCCAGGGCATCATGAAGTCTAGTTTGTACATATCATGTATAGTTTCCAGCTTACTGACTAATAATACCTCATGGTtaatataaataagaaaataatggTACAACTGTATATCAAAGAACTTACCCATATAATCTGTGTTGCTCATATAGCACTCAGCAACAGGAGCATCTTTTGTCCAGGATTGACTGCATGAAATATAGTATTGGGAAAATCAATTAATGGTCCAAAAAGAATCAATAGTCGTCCAACATGAACAGATCTTTAATTACCATATGATAAAAACGCCAAacaagaacttttttttttcactgtGATTTGGTGTCCCATAGTATAGGTCTACTGCTGGTGGTTCATGTTCATGAGACTAAAGATCTAAACTATAAGTTCAGAAAGGTAATGAAATCTGTATACTTTATCACTTAGTAAGGAGGGAGAGAGGGGTGGTCGGGAAGAGAGTGTAGGATCACAAGGTTATGAAAAACTAGCTaagattttttaatatatgaaagtTATCTATGAAGGTGCTAACTAGATCTTAAACCCCACAAGAGATGGGTAAATTTGGGTAGAGCTTTTACCTTAACTTGATCTTGTTAACTAAAGCAACAGCAACACATTGGCCTGATAGTATTAGCCAAGAAATATCTTTTGCACTGATGGATCTGCACTGtggaacatgataaatgttttaaaCTAGTAAAGCGAGTAGATAGGTACTCATTCAACCACATTATATAACTTTTTAAGCAGTGGCCATAACATCCACATGTTGATAAGAAGTACAGACACATACTTGTATGCTAATTCCAGCTTCAAGTGCTTTTTCAAAAAGTCCGTCTACTCTTCCTATGTCATCTTGCAGTTGTTCCTGTATATGTTCAAACGTCATCAAGTTTAGACTGTTGTTTATAAGGGAGAATAAGGATAAACAGCCACACAGTCTATGTAAAAGAGGTGTATGTGGGGATCTGAGCAAttgaaaaaagaggaaaatatcacAAGAGAAACCATGACTAGGAGCATACATCTGATATTGAATAAGAAATaactataaatttatttaaaaagcaAAAGTGTGAGGCACCCAAACTATAGCAAGTACAAATCCTGTACCCAAAAAAAGAGCATAAAGCACGCATGGTGCATGTTTGTAAAGAGCCATGAACAATAGCTGAGAAGTGATACATACATGATACCTACAACTGCATGTGCATTTTCAGTGTATCATGCATCTATTTATGTAGAACTTCTTCTGTTTCATACTTTAGAACAGTATAATCAACATATCCATTTCTCTTAATTCTCCAGAAAGGAATAATTTTATCTCTGACACTTTAGTGAAAGTATGAGACCAATAATAGCGATGCGTCTTGAATAACACTCAAAGAATTAGCCACAGTAGAATAAAGTGACATGAATCTGCATATATTCTAAAAAGTAGGATGCCTCTTCAACAGTTCTGAAAAACTTTAATATGCAAAAAAGTGACATAAATTTGCTGAAATGAAGACTTTGATTGGGCACTCACCCTATAGTAGGATTCAGCTGAATAATCTGGATTTGCACCTAAAGTGAcagtcaagaaagagaagtccacAGAAAACGTATGCAACAAGTATGCTAGATCAACAGTCCAAAtgctgcaaaaagaagtgcagaaATATCAGTGTCCAAAATCATGCCATGCCAGGTGATTTAAGAAAGACAAACTGAATATTACAATCTTTTCCATATTTTGCAGGAACATACATTGGGTGAATTGATACACAAGAAAGGCATCTAAAAGTGAAGTGCATCATATCCACAAATGGGAAAACcaggttttttttcctttttttaaagcACATCAACATGTAAATTCTAGATAACAAATGTCGACAAGTTTGCATATCAAGTACTTGGATTAGTGCCACAGGTGACAaagttccaaaatttgaattgcAAAGTCTAGTTCATTCTGAGAATCCATGAGTTCAGTAAATCCACCACATTCATTATCATAAACTAGTAATTCACCAGGTTATAAATATCCTATGTGCAATATTTATCATTATTAACAACTTTCAAAGCCGTATTGTAACTGCAGATCCCAGAATGGATTCTTTTAGTATATAGCCCTTGGTAAATTGAAACATCTAAGAAAATCATATTTAAGGCATGTTCAGATCAACATAATTTGAATTCAGTGCAACAAAGGCTAAGAAAGCATACACCAGCTTTGAAAATTTAGTGATAACTAATAATCATAGACTCAAAAAACTTAATTTTCTACCAAAATTTGCAGATGCTAAAAGACGTGAAATAGTCTGAATAAACCAATGATAAGCTTGTTTCATTATGACGGAACATATAGATAATGGAACTTTTGTAACAGACTTCTAACATCAAATGTGATCACTATCTATTTGTTTTAATATTACTATAATCTGATCCCTTAACCACaccccaacacacacacacacaaaaaaaaaccaGTAACATGCTCGAGTAAACCCATCTAGTTGGATCTATGTCTTTGTTAGTAGCATGAACATTGTAATAGATTAAAAGGCCTGTTAGAAGTCTCAGGTCTATAGAGGTCCATCTTTTCCGATTAGCTCATCTAAATGGTTCAGTCTACATGAATTCCTTTTAGAAGAAAAATATTGTACAAGAAAATAAGCACACTTCAGAAGTTCCTTCTCTGTAAGTTCTATTGCAAGGTTTGAGTTGCTGTATTCTCCCGGTCGCATTCCACAATCATAACCAAAGTTCTATAGCATTAGTACTTCACATGACTTAAAACTATATCAACACATATCTACCGTTGCGACTTAAGTTATATTCCTAGGGTTACATGTGCTATGCAATCATAACCTGACAAAGTTTGACAATGTCGTCTAAAAGGCCATGCTTGGAGATAGGACATTCAAAACATGGCAAGATTGCGTGGCATCATAGACACCGTCACGTGTGATTGAAGGGGAAATAGCTCCAACAAAGCAATTTAATGTACATTTAATAGTGGCTTGAAAGAGAGAAGAACAAAGGAAAGGGAAATCTAGCTGGTGAAGATAAAGCAGAGGATTTTACTATTGAAGAGAAATTAAGAGCCAAATCAAGCCAAATTACATCTACCATGAAAATATTTTTGTAACTAATAGGGCCATCTGAAACTAGACACTCCTCGAATCCCTATTTGAGCAGATTTGATCTTTTTGGCAACATTTTTCCAGCTTCTTTTTCCCCTTTCAAGAATCTGCTCCTCGGGTGGACCATGGTTCGATGCTTTCACATCCGAAGCCATCCAATTTGTGCGCAAAAGGAGCGACACAATCTATCCAgcaagaataagaagaaagagggcTCACCTTGTGGTGCGGCAAAGCTTCTCGAGGTCGTGGATGTCGTACTGCTCCAACCCTATGGTCCTCAAGACCATCAACACGCAGGCGAGGCCGCAGTCCCAATCGAATCGCTGCCGCACATGAGGGACCTAGAAAACCACACGACACCACCATCATCAATCAGGCAGGGCAATCAGCCGCCGAAACGGAGGAGAATTGGGATAACAAAGGAAGAAGACCAACATCCACGAAGCGAGAGCGACAAGAGACGGGACGATCAAAACGGAAGGAGAAAAGACGGCCTTCGTtcgcctccacctcctcctcatcACCACCAGCATTACGGCGTGCCGCCCTTCCTCCGATCATCTTCACCAGCTTGTCAGCAATAAGGCGGAAAGGCCACAGAACCATTCAAGCCGCTCCAGGGCAGCGGTTTCATTCATAGCATCAAAAGCAACCCCCCAGATTTAGGCAACAGGAAGCCGATGCTGCCGCCGCGGCGGAGGGCGATCCGCACCGACTCGATTCATCAATTAATCCGATTTGGAAGAAGCAGCAGAATTGGTCGGTCATTCACGAATCGACCGAACTCAGCGGCCTATAAAACTATAAATGGGAGACGACGGAGTTCCGCGACGCCTTCTGCCACCAGACGACAGATACTACTAA
The window above is part of the Musa acuminata AAA Group cultivar baxijiao chromosome BXJ2-6, Cavendish_Baxijiao_AAA, whole genome shotgun sequence genome. Proteins encoded here:
- the LOC103990184 gene encoding guanylyl cyclase 1, with translation MVLWPFRLIADKLVKMIGGRAARRNAGGDEEEVEANEGRLFSFRFDRPVSCRSRFVDVPHVRQRFDWDCGLACVLMVLRTIGLEQYDIHDLEKLCRTTSIWTVDLAYLLHTFSVDFSFLTVTLGANPDYSAESYYREQLQDDIGRVDGLFEKALEAGISIQCRSISAKDISWLILSGQCVAVALVNKIKLSQSWTKDAPVAECYMSNTDYMGHYVVICGYDGDNGEFEIRDPASSRKYEKVSMKCLDEARKSYGTDEDILLVSLNGRECENLSPKL